One Flavobacterium cerinum genomic window, CCCGCTTGTGCTGCACGACATTTTTCAGCCAAAGTTCCCTGTGGTGTTAATTCCACTTCAAGTTCTCCGCTTAGCATCTGACGTTCAAACTCGGCATTTTCACCAACATATGAAGAGATCATTTTTTTGATCTGACGTTTTTGCAATAATAATCCTAAACCGAAATCATCAACTCCGGCATTATTCGAAATACAAGTTAATTCCTTAACGTTCATTTCCACTAGTTCCGCAATACTGTTTTCCGGAATTCCGCAAAGTCCGAAACCGCCCAACATAATGGTCTGTCCGTCTTTTATATCGTGTAACGCTTCCTTCACGTTACTCACTTTTTTATTAATCATATTGTGGTTGTTTAATTTTGGTTAAAAATATAAAAAAAACGCCTTTATAAAAAGGCGTTTCGTATTTAGAAATCAAATTCTTCTGTTGTCGGTTCTTCGACCGCTAAACTGTCGACTACTTTTTTCGGTGCCCAACAATCTACTTTTATCGAAAGATTCGTCGGTCGTTCGAATGGTTTCTGAGAAACATTCAACTTATCATCAGCATAACATTTCTTCATAAATAATCCCCAAATCGGTAGTGCCATTGTTGCACCTTGTCCCATTTGCGTACTTTTGAAGTGGGCCGATCGGTCTTCATTTCCGACCCAGACACCCATAGCCAGATTCGGTACCATTCCGATAAACCATCCGTCACTATTGTTCTGACTCGTTCCTGTTTTACCCGCTATCGGATTAAGGAATGCATAAGGTAGTCCGGTTACACGCTTATAGGTTGGTCCTCCCGATCCGTAACGCAAACGCGCTCCGGAACCGGATTCTGTTACACCTTCCAGTAATTTTATAATCGCATAGGAAACGTCTTTACTCAATACATCTTTGGATTCCGGTACCGATTCATATAGTACCACTCCGTTTTTATCTTCAATCTTTGTGATTACCTGTGGTTTCATATAAACACCTTGATTCGCAAAAGTACTGTAAGCCGCCACCATATCACTTACGGTAATTTCTACAGCTCCCAATGCAATCGCCGGTCTTTCCGGAATATTAGAGCTTACACCTAATTTTTTAGTCAGATCGACTACAGCATGCGGTCCTACTTTATCCATTAATTTAGCCGAAACCGTATTGATCGAATTGGCCAACGCCGATTTTAACGTTACCAATCCTCTGTAATTTCCGCTGGAGTTTTTCGGTGTCCAGTCGGCATCAATACCATAACGTCCTTTTGGCATTGTAAACGGTGAATCGTAAATCGAATCACAAGGTGACATTTTTAACTGTTCGATTGCTGTTGCATATACAAACGGTTTAAAGGTAGAACCTACTTGTCTGGCTCCCTGACCTACGTGATCATACTGGAAGTGTTTGTAGTTGATTCCTCCTACCCATACTTTAACATAACCGGTTTGCGGTTCCATTGCCATTACTCCCGTTTGTAAAAAATGTTTGTAATAGATAATGGAATCTTTCGGTGTCATGATGGTGTCTTTTTCTCCTTTCCAGGTAAAAACAGACATTTTAGTTTTAATATCGAATGATTTTTTGATCTGATCTTCAGCGATACCTTTTTCCGACATAATTCTCCAACGCTCCGAGTTTTTCATTGATCTTTCAATGATTTTTCTCGTTTCATCGGCCGTGATATTGATAAACGGTGCGTTTTCGTTTTTCTTTTGCTGAATAAAAAATTCTTCCTGCAGATTCGCTAAATGCTCATCAACTGATTCTTCCGCATATTGTTGCATACGGGAATCGATTGTCGTATAAATTTTCAATCCGTCACGATAAATATCATATTCCCCGCCACCGTCTTTTTTAGGGTTTTCTTTAACCCATTTTTTCATAAACTCACGCAAATATTCTCTGAAATAAGTTGCTTTTCCTTCGATATGACTCTCCGGAGTGAATTTTAATACAATCGGTTGATTTTGGTAATATTCTTTTTTCTCTTTCGTTAAGAAATCGTTTTTTTCCATCTGGCGTAATACTACATTACGACGGTCTTTTACTTTTTCCAGTCTTCTGATCGGATTAAACAACGACGGGTTTTTCAACATACCGACAAACATTGCGGCCTCATCTACAGTAAGATCTTTCGGTTCTTTTCCGAAATATACTTTAGCTGCCGAACGGATTCCTACAGCGGTATTCACAAAATCGGCCTTATTCAGATACATGGCAATAATTTCCTGTTTGGTATACTGACGTTCCAATTTCGTTGCGATGATCCATTCTTTTGCTTTCTGGATAATACGGAACGGTAAGAATTTCGATCCTTCTCCGTGGAATAATAATTTTGCCAACTGTTGTGTTAACGTACTGGCTCCACCGCTACTTCCGAAGCTTAAAACGGCACGTAATGTTCCCCTGGAATCAATTCCCGAGTGCTCATAAAAACGCTCATCTTCAGTTGCAATCAATGCTTTTACCAAATGATCCGGTAAATCTGCATATTTAATAGGTGTTCTGTTTTCCAGGTAAAATTTACCGATCGTTTCACCATCAGATGAAATAATTTCGGTTGCCACATTGGAATTCGGGTTTTCCAACTCATCAAACGAGGGCATCGCTCCGAATAAACCCCATGAGGCAAAAAGGAAGAATAAAATTATACCTCCGAATCCGTAAAGAAAAAATTTCCAGAATTTCTTTACATAAGGTGAAAAATCTTCTTTTTGATTTTTATTATTTTGTGCCATTTTATTGAATTATTCTGCTTTTTCAATTCTAAATCCTACTTCCGAAACACCTTGTAACTGCTCTATACCATTTACTTTTCCGGTTTCACGAACAGCTTGTTGGATACTTACCGTATATTTTCCCTGTTTAGGAAATTTTGTATTTTCCTTATACCACAGCTTACTTTCTTTAATGTCGGAAAAACCATCTCCTAAGAGCGTTCCGTCTTCTTTAGCCATCTGATATTCCAGCGTATCTACCTTAGTAACACCATCGGGTTGTAACATGGATACAATCAGGAACAGATTATTAAACGGATAACTATTGTTGTTTCTTATATTAACAAACATATTATAGTTCGCTATCGTATCATTTTGATCAAAAGCAAATGATACTTTCTGATTTTTATGCCACGATCCGTCTATTTCCTGATATTCATCAAATACCCTCTCCTTATCACAAGAAAAGAGCATTACAGACAGTAATCCTACAACTAAAAAATTATTTTTTCGGAGCATTTTTTTCTTTTGAAGAATTCGAATTCGGATTTGGATTCGGATTCGAATTATTAGGTTTGCGTTTTTTACTCGGTCTTTTCTTTTTCTTAGGTCTGTCAAAACGAGTCAAACTATCTTGTCCGACTACATTCTGGAAATTATTTTCTACTGCTTCTTCCGGTGCTTCGATAGCGAACTCTTCAAGTGCAGCAATTTTCTTTTTCTGTTTGTTTATCGCGATGATTTCCTTTACCTGTTCCACTTGCAATACGTGCCAATGTGCAAAATCATTGGTATAGGCAAACCACATTAATCCTTTAAAAATATCCAGTTTCTGACAAACGGCATCTCCTTTTTCAGTATATAATTTGGTTTCTGTTTCCGGAAAATCTTTTAACGCATCCAGATAGGTATCCAATTCATAGTTCAGACAGCATTTCAATTTCCCGCACTGTCCTGCTAATTTCTGCGGATTCAGGGATAATTGCTGATAACGGGCTGCCGATGTATTTACACTTCTGAAATCCGTTAGCCAGGTTGAACAACACAATTCCCGTCCGCAAGAACCTACACCGCCTAAACGAGCCGCTTCCTGTCGGAAACCCACTTGTTTCATTTCAATACGCGTGTTGAATTCTTTAGCGAAATCTTTAATTAATTGTCGGAAATCGACTCTGTCATTAGCCGTATAATAGAAGGTTGCTTTTGATGCATCTCCCTGAAATTCGATATCGGAAATTTTCATTTCCAGATTTAAACTAATCGCTATTTCACGGGCACGAACTTTCATCGGTTCTTCTCTGTCACGCGCTTCGATCCAGATATCAATATCTTTTTGTGTCGCCTTACGGTAAATTTTCCCAACTTCTCCGTCCGGATCGACATTCTTTTTCTTCATCTGGATTTTAACCAGTTCGCCGGTTAATGTTACAATTCCGACATCATGTCCCGGTGAAGCATCCGTTGCTACAATATCACCGATACTTAACGTTAATTTTTCTGCATTTCTGTAAAATTCTTTTCTCCCGTTTTTAAAGCGAACCTCAACACAGTTGAACGGTTCCTGGCCTCCGGGCAGGCTCATGTTGGATAACCAGTCAAAAACCGTCAGTTTATTACAACTATCGGTCCCGCAGGTTCCATTATTTTTACATCCCCTAGGAGTTCCGTCTTTGGTGCTCCCGGTGGAACAGTTTGTACATGCCATATGCTTGAATATATATAGATCGTGACCGTGTCACTACTTGTTCGTAAAATGTTTTTGTGTGTAAAGATACTATTTTTTAGTATCATTCATATACCGTAGCCGGTGACGGTAACCAAATTAT contains:
- a CDS encoding penicillin-binding protein 1A: MAQNNKNQKEDFSPYVKKFWKFFLYGFGGIILFFLFASWGLFGAMPSFDELENPNSNVATEIISSDGETIGKFYLENRTPIKYADLPDHLVKALIATEDERFYEHSGIDSRGTLRAVLSFGSSGGASTLTQQLAKLLFHGEGSKFLPFRIIQKAKEWIIATKLERQYTKQEIIAMYLNKADFVNTAVGIRSAAKVYFGKEPKDLTVDEAAMFVGMLKNPSLFNPIRRLEKVKDRRNVVLRQMEKNDFLTKEKKEYYQNQPIVLKFTPESHIEGKATYFREYLREFMKKWVKENPKKDGGGEYDIYRDGLKIYTTIDSRMQQYAEESVDEHLANLQEEFFIQQKKNENAPFINITADETRKIIERSMKNSERWRIMSEKGIAEDQIKKSFDIKTKMSVFTWKGEKDTIMTPKDSIIYYKHFLQTGVMAMEPQTGYVKVWVGGINYKHFQYDHVGQGARQVGSTFKPFVYATAIEQLKMSPCDSIYDSPFTMPKGRYGIDADWTPKNSSGNYRGLVTLKSALANSINTVSAKLMDKVGPHAVVDLTKKLGVSSNIPERPAIALGAVEITVSDMVAAYSTFANQGVYMKPQVITKIEDKNGVVLYESVPESKDVLSKDVSYAIIKLLEGVTESGSGARLRYGSGGPTYKRVTGLPYAFLNPIAGKTGTSQNNSDGWFIGMVPNLAMGVWVGNEDRSAHFKSTQMGQGATMALPIWGLFMKKCYADDKLNVSQKPFERPTNLSIKVDCWAPKKVVDSLAVEEPTTEEFDF
- a CDS encoding gliding motility lipoprotein GldH, with the protein product MLRKNNFLVVGLLSVMLFSCDKERVFDEYQEIDGSWHKNQKVSFAFDQNDTIANYNMFVNIRNNNSYPFNNLFLIVSMLQPDGVTKVDTLEYQMAKEDGTLLGDGFSDIKESKLWYKENTKFPKQGKYTVSIQQAVRETGKVNGIEQLQGVSEVGFRIEKAE
- a CDS encoding PSP1 domain-containing protein; protein product: MACTNCSTGSTKDGTPRGCKNNGTCGTDSCNKLTVFDWLSNMSLPGGQEPFNCVEVRFKNGRKEFYRNAEKLTLSIGDIVATDASPGHDVGIVTLTGELVKIQMKKKNVDPDGEVGKIYRKATQKDIDIWIEARDREEPMKVRAREIAISLNLEMKISDIEFQGDASKATFYYTANDRVDFRQLIKDFAKEFNTRIEMKQVGFRQEAARLGGVGSCGRELCCSTWLTDFRSVNTSAARYQQLSLNPQKLAGQCGKLKCCLNYELDTYLDALKDFPETETKLYTEKGDAVCQKLDIFKGLMWFAYTNDFAHWHVLQVEQVKEIIAINKQKKKIAALEEFAIEAPEEAVENNFQNVVGQDSLTRFDRPKKKKRPSKKRKPNNSNPNPNPNSNSSKEKNAPKK